Proteins encoded together in one Palaemon carinicauda isolate YSFRI2023 chromosome 45, ASM3689809v2, whole genome shotgun sequence window:
- the LOC137634839 gene encoding microtubule-associated protein 6-like, with amino-acid sequence MGNEDPIEKKNDGNKSPIEKKNDGNKAPIEKKNDGNKAPIDKKNDGIKAPIEKKNDGNKAPIDKKNMGNEDPIEKKNDGNKSPIEKKNDGNKAPIEKKNDGNKAPIDKKNDGIKAPIEKKNDEIKLP; translated from the coding sequence ATGGGAAATGAAGATCCCATAGAgaagaaaaatgatggaaataaatctcctatagaaaagaaaaatgatggaaataaagctcccatagaaaagaaaaatgatggaaataaagctCCCATAGACAAGAAAAATGATGGAATTAAAGCTCCCATAGAaaagaaaaatgatggaaataaagctCCCATAGACAAGAAAAATATGGGAAATGAAGATCCCATAGAgaagaaaaatgatggaaataaatctcctatagaaaagaaaaatgatggaaataaagctcccatagaaaagaaaaatgatggaaataaagctCCCATAGACAAGAAAAATGATGGAATTAAAGCTCCCatagaaaagaaaaatgatgaaataaagctCCCATAG